In one window of Nitrospirota bacterium DNA:
- a CDS encoding alpha/beta fold hydrolase: MRGTSYSELCRTVHCSRRVAEAANNLVVLQSPASQPAKSGREKMKAQINGITLAYSDQGSGLPVVFLHAFPFNRTMWDPQLACLSDRYRIITVDLRGHGESDAPFWRYSMDLFADDVKGLLDHLDIRQAVLVGLSMGGYLLFSFHRKYRERIKGLVFCDTRAEADTQELAAWRFALAQKIYKEGTKAVVAEMGPKLLSVAAYQTKPDLVRQVEAISLSTQMSGAIGDLMAIAERPDSSPDLARISCPTLVLVGDGDRLTTPEENRRIAERITGAKFSIIPSAGHISNLEQPEAFNNALRSFLEALG, encoded by the coding sequence ATGCGAGGCACGTCCTATTCGGAGCTGTGTCGGACGGTCCATTGTAGCCGGAGAGTCGCTGAGGCCGCAAATAACCTTGTCGTGCTACAATCGCCGGCAAGTCAGCCGGCAAAAAGCGGGAGAGAGAAGATGAAAGCTCAGATCAACGGCATCACGCTCGCCTACAGCGACCAGGGCTCAGGCCTGCCGGTCGTCTTTCTGCACGCCTTTCCCTTCAACCGGACCATGTGGGACCCGCAACTGGCTTGCCTCTCGGACCGTTATCGCATCATCACCGTGGACTTGCGGGGCCATGGGGAATCGGACGCCCCCTTCTGGCGCTACAGCATGGATCTCTTTGCGGATGACGTGAAAGGGCTGCTGGATCATCTCGACATTCGGCAGGCGGTCCTGGTCGGGCTCTCGATGGGCGGATACCTGCTGTTTTCCTTCCACCGGAAGTATCGGGAGCGGATCAAGGGCCTGGTCTTCTGCGACACGAGGGCGGAAGCGGACACGCAGGAACTGGCGGCCTGGCGGTTTGCCCTGGCTCAGAAGATCTATAAGGAAGGGACGAAAGCCGTGGTGGCCGAGATGGGCCCCAAGCTGCTTTCGGTTGCCGCCTACCAGACCAAGCCCGATCTTGTCCGCCAGGTCGAGGCGATCAGCTTGAGCACGCAAATGAGCGGCGCCATCGGCGACCTGATGGCCATTGCGGAACGGCCTGACTCGAGTCCGGACCTGGCCCGGATTTCCTGCCCCACGCTGGTCCTCGTCGGCGACGGGGACCGGCTCACGACGCCGGAGGAGAATCGGCGGATCGCGGAACGGATCACAGGCGCCAAGTTCTCGATCATCCCCTCAGCCGGCCATATCAGCAACCTGGAGCAGCCGGAGGCCTTCAACAATGCGCTTCGATCATTTCTCGAAGCGCTAGGCTGA
- a CDS encoding replication-associated recombination protein A, giving the protein MTQLPDDQSALFPQDDDEVDASAPLAERMRPRDFAEFVGQEEIIAQDRPLRRAIESDSLTSVILWGPPGSGKTTLARLIARRTKAAFVFFSAVTGGIPELRRLIKEAEERRTRRKQRTILFVDEIHRFNKAQQDAFLPHVEKGTVILLGATTENPSFEVISPLLSRSMVVVLQSLSDEAMGQILDRALADPERGLGQFKAALSQEARRRLVGFGNGDARAALTALEFVVTQTKPGPDGRVLVDEAVLDVALLKKALRYDRAGEEHYNLISAYIKSMRDSDPDGALYWLARMLEGGEDPKFIARRMVIFASEDVGNADPQALLIATAVFHAVEFVGLPEAQINLAQGTTYLATRPKDNASYAGLLEAVQDAREWGNLPVPLHLRNAVTSLMKDLGYGKGYRYVHEDPAAKKEQGHLPEQLKGKHYYKPKKQ; this is encoded by the coding sequence ATGACGCAACTGCCTGACGATCAGTCGGCTCTTTTCCCACAGGACGATGACGAGGTGGACGCCTCGGCCCCCCTGGCCGAACGGATGAGGCCGAGGGACTTTGCCGAGTTCGTCGGGCAGGAAGAGATCATCGCCCAGGACCGGCCCCTCCGCCGGGCCATCGAGTCCGATTCCCTCACCTCGGTCATCCTCTGGGGGCCGCCCGGCTCAGGCAAGACGACCCTGGCCCGATTGATCGCACGGCGCACCAAGGCAGCCTTCGTGTTCTTCTCCGCGGTCACCGGCGGCATTCCCGAACTGCGGCGTCTCATCAAAGAGGCAGAAGAACGAAGGACGCGGCGCAAGCAGCGGACGATCCTGTTCGTGGACGAAATTCACCGGTTCAACAAGGCCCAGCAGGATGCCTTTCTGCCCCACGTGGAGAAGGGAACGGTGATTCTGTTGGGGGCCACGACGGAGAACCCTTCCTTCGAAGTGATCTCTCCGTTATTGTCACGCTCCATGGTCGTGGTGCTGCAATCCCTCTCCGACGAGGCCATGGGGCAGATACTGGATCGGGCCCTAGCCGACCCAGAGCGGGGCCTGGGCCAATTCAAGGCGGCCCTGTCCCAGGAAGCGCGCCGGCGCTTGGTCGGATTCGGCAACGGGGATGCGCGGGCCGCCCTGACCGCGCTCGAATTCGTGGTGACCCAGACGAAGCCAGGACCGGATGGCCGTGTGCTGGTGGATGAAGCGGTTCTGGATGTGGCGCTGCTCAAGAAAGCGCTCCGGTACGATCGGGCCGGGGAAGAACATTACAACCTGATCTCGGCCTACATCAAAAGCATGAGGGACTCAGACCCGGACGGGGCGCTCTACTGGCTGGCGCGGATGTTGGAAGGAGGGGAGGACCCAAAGTTCATCGCGAGGCGGATGGTGATCTTTGCGTCGGAAGACGTCGGCAACGCCGATCCCCAGGCCCTACTGATCGCTACGGCCGTCTTTCACGCAGTGGAGTTCGTCGGCCTGCCCGAAGCGCAGATCAATCTGGCGCAAGGGACGACGTACCTCGCCACCAGGCCGAAGGACAATGCCTCCTATGCAGGCTTGCTGGAAGCGGTGCAGGATGCGAGGGAGTGGGGGAATTTGCCCGTGCCGCTGCACCTGCGCAACGCGGTCACGTCGCTGATGAAGGATTTGGGCTACGGGAAGGGCTACCGATACGTCCACGAGGACCCGGCAGCCAAGAAGGAGCAGGGCCACCTGCCGGAACAACTGAAGGGGAAGCACTACTACAAGCCGAAGAAACAGTAG
- a CDS encoding DUF2441 domain-containing protein, which translates to MRGHRVTQADTTVDYYHINRRAAWAPYQFLQAGSILDVGGTTNPYFAFFENHKKTYPVTQRDGSTINVSGVRFLGAVANDEVNSTALPGIAHDLAKHLVAFLRELIWEDVRRKEFPHLPSRQRCIWLIPSLAGVRYWLKRMEVAADFQVLRLHVQGRIHTASETHLLGDSESLNTAIQMARQYWLGIVESIETQETIFEGRVHVLEVVKEAEYA; encoded by the coding sequence ATCAGAGGACATCGCGTGACGCAAGCGGATACTACGGTTGACTATTACCACATTAACCGCCGTGCGGCATGGGCGCCGTATCAGTTTCTACAAGCGGGTTCCATCTTAGACGTCGGTGGAACCACCAATCCCTATTTTGCATTCTTCGAGAACCACAAGAAAACCTATCCGGTGACCCAACGGGATGGTTCAACCATCAACGTTTCGGGCGTTAGGTTTCTCGGCGCAGTGGCAAATGACGAAGTGAATTCCACAGCCCTACCGGGAATCGCGCATGATCTCGCCAAGCATCTCGTTGCGTTTCTCAGAGAGCTTATATGGGAGGACGTGAGGCGCAAGGAGTTTCCTCATCTGCCGTCACGCCAGCGATGCATCTGGTTAATACCTTCACTTGCGGGCGTACGGTATTGGCTGAAGAGGATGGAAGTGGCGGCAGATTTCCAAGTGTTACGTCTTCATGTACAAGGCCGAATCCACACTGCCAGCGAAACTCATCTCCTCGGCGATAGTGAGTCGTTGAATACCGCAATCCAAATGGCGCGCCAATATTGGTTGGGTATCGTCGAGAGCATCGAGACGCAGGAAACCATCTTCGAAGGGCGCGTGCACGTTTTAGAAGTAGTCAAAGAAGCGGAGTATGCATAA